A genome region from Natranaeroarchaeum sulfidigenes includes the following:
- a CDS encoding adenosylcobalamin-dependent ribonucleoside-diphosphate reductase: protein MSDAELSADDLSLPIKRTVGDSLEDRLTGNAYNNILPARYLRKDADGELVESPEELFERVGQNVALAEAVFEAEKQGTEITVTPDQLKPDHPRRDELAAEVFGKGTTAEDDAETTLSVYNVNKFAYETIVPELPADVREHVEGVADEFVEMMEYLDFMPNSPTLMNAGDELQQLSACFVDSPGDDIDDIHQTAKEAAQVFQSGGGMGYAFWKLRPYGDPVGSTGGIASGPITFMRTYDQMCETIAQGGARRGAQMGVMRVSHPDVIQFIHSKNKDVSLAETLRLNDPDDFTHNSFADALEEARELIDDEGKVPKHLRNAVEGHLSNFNISVGITDDFMDALQSGEEFTFTNPRTEEPHIATPETKELYEMFDLGEHVEVGEVLSIPAEALWERIIQGAHENGEPGVIYLERVNKRHSFDVEEHPDHRILATNPCGEQPLEEYEACNLGHINLSTLADEDAPDWRVWSEQHADEYESQEAAIDAFLEEAIDFEELDHRVEYGTRFLENVVTMSDFPVEKIEQKVRDMRKIGLGIMGLAQLYIQLGIAYGSEESNEVASQLMTHINHGSKAASRDLAEDRGPFADWEDSKYANPTEYREWFERQTGEDADDWEDGYPMRNHNTTTIAPTGTTSMIGNTTGGCEPIYNVAFYKNVSGDVQGDEMLVEFDDYFLRTLEDNDIDVEAVKEEAQEQMAANEFDGVDGLTTVPDAIGELFVTTGDLSAKQHAAIQCACQKGVDSAISKTVNAPNDSTVDDAKEVFEWVYEHGGKGVTYYRDGTRSKQVLTTRAQNTEFADEQEAAAALVEQIEEVFGGLSGFLENEDVQAALDQQVEELLSVADGEDLDAEYASKRARPDVLHGVTQRIDTGYGKLYVNINEDPEAERPFELFANIGNSGGFTASFTEALAKTISTALRSGVDPEEIADELQGIRSPKVAWDKGEQIQSIPDAIGTAMRRYLDGEIEKAYPQQQSLTELEDEAAGHETDGGVASQTDIDVGTPDSTAESPADTDTEQSDASQDLIDAGESPECPECGSLSLYYSEGCKTCESCGWSEC from the coding sequence ATGAGCGACGCGGAGCTCTCAGCGGACGACCTCTCCTTGCCGATCAAGCGGACAGTCGGCGACTCCCTTGAAGATCGCCTCACCGGGAACGCCTACAACAATATCCTGCCTGCACGTTACCTGCGCAAAGACGCCGATGGCGAACTCGTCGAGTCGCCCGAAGAGCTTTTCGAGCGCGTCGGCCAGAACGTCGCGCTGGCCGAGGCAGTGTTCGAGGCCGAAAAACAAGGAACCGAGATCACCGTTACGCCGGATCAGCTCAAGCCCGATCATCCGCGCCGCGACGAGTTGGCGGCGGAAGTATTCGGAAAAGGGACGACCGCCGAGGACGACGCCGAGACGACGCTTTCGGTGTACAACGTCAACAAGTTCGCCTACGAGACGATCGTCCCCGAACTCCCTGCCGACGTACGCGAGCACGTCGAGGGCGTCGCCGACGAGTTCGTCGAGATGATGGAGTATCTGGATTTCATGCCGAACTCGCCGACGCTGATGAACGCGGGCGACGAGCTCCAGCAGCTCTCGGCGTGTTTCGTCGACTCTCCCGGGGACGATATCGACGACATCCACCAGACCGCAAAGGAGGCCGCACAGGTCTTCCAGAGCGGTGGCGGCATGGGCTATGCGTTCTGGAAGCTTCGCCCGTACGGTGATCCGGTCGGCTCGACCGGCGGTATCGCATCGGGGCCGATCACGTTCATGCGCACGTACGACCAGATGTGCGAGACGATCGCACAGGGGGGTGCGCGTCGAGGCGCACAGATGGGCGTCATGCGCGTCTCCCACCCCGACGTCATCCAGTTCATCCACTCGAAGAACAAGGACGTCTCGCTGGCCGAGACGCTGCGCCTGAACGACCCGGACGACTTCACGCACAACTCCTTTGCCGACGCGCTCGAAGAGGCCCGGGAACTGATCGACGACGAGGGGAAGGTTCCCAAACACCTGCGCAACGCGGTCGAGGGCCATCTCTCTAACTTCAACATCTCCGTCGGTATCACCGACGACTTCATGGACGCCCTGCAGTCGGGCGAGGAGTTTACCTTCACCAACCCCCGCACCGAGGAGCCCCACATCGCGACGCCCGAGACCAAGGAACTGTACGAGATGTTCGATCTCGGCGAGCACGTCGAGGTCGGCGAAGTGCTGTCGATCCCGGCCGAGGCCCTCTGGGAGCGGATCATCCAGGGAGCCCACGAAAACGGCGAACCGGGCGTCATCTATCTCGAACGGGTGAACAAACGCCACTCCTTCGACGTCGAAGAACACCCCGACCACCGGATCCTCGCGACGAACCCGTGCGGTGAGCAGCCACTCGAAGAGTACGAGGCCTGTAACCTCGGCCACATCAACCTCTCGACGCTCGCCGATGAGGACGCCCCGGACTGGCGCGTCTGGTCCGAGCAACACGCAGACGAGTACGAGAGTCAGGAGGCGGCCATCGACGCCTTCCTCGAAGAGGCAATCGACTTCGAGGAACTCGACCACCGTGTCGAGTACGGAACTCGCTTCCTCGAAAACGTCGTCACGATGTCCGACTTCCCGGTCGAGAAGATCGAACAGAAGGTCCGTGACATGCGCAAGATCGGCCTGGGGATCATGGGACTGGCCCAGCTGTACATCCAGCTCGGGATTGCCTACGGCAGCGAGGAGTCCAACGAGGTCGCCAGCCAGCTGATGACCCACATCAACCACGGCTCGAAGGCGGCCTCTCGCGACCTCGCGGAGGACCGCGGTCCCTTTGCCGACTGGGAGGACTCGAAGTACGCCAACCCGACCGAGTACCGCGAGTGGTTCGAGCGCCAGACCGGCGAGGACGCAGACGACTGGGAAGACGGCTACCCGATGCGCAATCACAACACGACCACTATCGCGCCGACCGGCACCACCTCGATGATCGGCAACACGACCGGTGGCTGTGAGCCGATCTACAACGTCGCCTTCTACAAGAACGTCTCCGGCGACGTGCAGGGCGACGAGATGCTCGTCGAGTTCGACGACTACTTCCTGCGCACGCTGGAGGACAACGATATCGACGTCGAAGCGGTGAAAGAGGAGGCACAGGAACAGATGGCCGCGAACGAGTTCGACGGCGTGGACGGCCTGACGACCGTTCCGGACGCCATCGGCGAGCTGTTCGTCACGACGGGCGATCTCAGCGCCAAACAGCACGCCGCGATCCAGTGTGCCTGCCAGAAAGGGGTCGACTCGGCCATCTCGAAGACGGTCAACGCGCCGAACGACTCGACGGTCGACGACGCCAAGGAGGTGTTCGAGTGGGTTTACGAGCACGGCGGGAAAGGCGTCACCTACTACCGTGACGGCACCCGCTCGAAGCAGGTACTGACAACGCGCGCACAGAACACCGAGTTCGCCGACGAGCAGGAGGCTGCAGCGGCGCTGGTCGAACAGATCGAGGAGGTCTTCGGCGGGCTCTCCGGGTTCCTCGAAAACGAGGACGTGCAGGCCGCGCTCGACCAGCAGGTCGAGGAGCTGCTCTCGGTCGCCGACGGCGAGGATCTCGATGCCGAGTACGCCAGCAAGCGCGCCCGGCCGGACGTGCTCCACGGCGTCACCCAGCGTATCGACACCGGCTACGGGAAACTCTACGTCAACATCAACGAGGATCCCGAGGCCGAGCGACCGTTCGAGCTCTTTGCCAACATCGGCAACTCCGGTGGCTTCACGGCGTCCTTCACCGAGGCGCTGGCAAAGACCATCTCGACGGCGCTTCGATCGGGCGTCGATCCCGAGGAGATCGCCGACGAGCTACAGGGGATCCGCTCGCCGAAGGTCGCCTGGGACAAGGGCGAACAGATTCAGTCGATCCCCGACGCCATCGGTACCGCGATGCGCCGGTATCTCGACGGCGAGATCGAGAAGGCCTATCCACAACAGCAGAGCCTGACCGAACTCGAAGACGAGGCTGCAGGCCACGAGACCGACGGCGGTGTCGCCTCACAGACCGACATCGACGTCGGCACGCCTGACAGCACGGCCGAGTCGCCTGCCGACACCGATACCGAACAGTCCGACGCCTCACAGGATCTGATCGACGCGGGCGAGAGCCCCGAATGTCCCGAGTGTGGCTCGCTCTCGCTGTACTACTCCGAAGGCTGCAAGACCTGCGAGTCCTGCGGCTGGTCGGAGTGCTGA